A genomic window from Fusarium keratoplasticum isolate Fu6.1 chromosome 15, whole genome shotgun sequence includes:
- a CDS encoding NMO domain-containing protein codes for MPFTTELTRRLGIRVPVVQGGMMHVGNANLASAVSNAGGLGIITALIFPTPDALREEIRRCRSLTSKPFGVNITILPALTPPDYGAYAQAIVDEGVTIVETAGNSPGPVISQLKNAGVTVLHKCTTIRHAFSAVKLGVDFLSIDGFECGGHVGESDITNFILLSKARQTLKVPFIASGGFADGYSLAAALCLGASGINMGTRFMCTVEAPIHVNVKNAIVKAEETDTTLLLRRWRNTTRLFKNKVALEALKVEQTTTSGQFEAIAPFVSGKRGKEVFVTGDVDYGVWTTGQVMGLIHDIPTCDELIGRIEKEAEIALKERLTLLVPEPKM; via the exons ATGCCGTTTACGACTGAACTAACTCGCCGCCTAGGCATCAGAG TGCCCGTTGTCCAGGGTGGCATGATGCATGTCGGAAATGCTAACCTCGCCTCTGCTGTTTCTAACGCTGGAGGGCTTGGTATTATCACCGCCCTGATCTTTCCAACTCCGGACGCCCTGCGCGAAGAGATCCGTCGCTGCCGGTCTCTCACCAGCAAACCCTTTGGCGTTAATATCACCATCTTGCCTGCGCTTACGCCACCCGACTATGGGGCTTATGCCCAGGCTATCGTCGATGAAGGAGTTACCATCGTCGAGACAGCAGGCAATTCTCCTGGCCCTGTTATTTCCCAGCTCAAAAACGCTGGAGTGACGGTCCTCCACAAATGCACGACTATCCGACATGCCTTCAGCGCTGTTAAACTGGGCGTTGACTTCCTAAGTATCGATGGATTCGAGTGCGGCGGCCATGTCGGCGAAAGCGATATCACCAATTTCATCCTTCTTAGCAAGGCCCGACAGACCCTCAAGGTGCCGTTCATTGCTAGCGGTGGCTTTGCTGATGGCTACAGTTTAGCTGCAGCGCTATGCCTTGGCGCCTCTGGCATCAACATGGGTACGCGTTTTATGTGCACAGTCGAGGCGCCTATCCATGTGAACGTCAAGAATGCCATAGTGAAGGCAGAGGAGACGGACACGACACTACTGCTGCGCCGATGGAGAAACACAACCCGGCtcttcaagaacaaggtcgcGCTCGAAGCGCTGAAGGTGGAACAGACGACTACATCCGGTCAgtttgaagccatcgcgcCGTTTGTTAGTGGCAAGCGGGGCAAGGAGGTGTTCGTCACTGGCGATGTGGACTATGGC GTATGGACAACCGGCCAAGTTATGGGACTCATTCACGACATCCCGACGTGTGATGAGCTGATCGGGAGgattgagaaggaggcggaGATTGCTTTGAAGGAAAGGCTCACCCTCCTTGTGCCGGAGCCAAAGATGTAG
- a CDS encoding APH domain-containing protein — protein sequence MAAKNGSPIITRVRLARHPNAFLTVDEEEEQYTVKCEVSTMNFIKQRLPHVVVPFVYAHEGPGSQRACDISAPYMLIEGFRGNTLQDMVSDLCSLPAISKQEHIIAQWETI from the exons ATGGCGGCCAAGAATGGCAGTCCTATTATTACGCGTGTTCGATTGGCTCGTCACCCTAATGCTTTCCTCACAGtggacgaagaggaggaacaaTACACGGTCAAATGCGAGGTTTCTACCATGAACTTTATCAAACAGAGGCTCCCTCATGTGGTTGTGCCTTTCGTGTACGCCCATGAAGGCCCTGGATCACAGCGTGCTTGTGATATTAGCGCTCCTTACATGCTCATAGAAGGCTTTCGTGGGAACACACTGCAAGACATGGTGTCTGATCTTTGCAGTTTGCCAGCC ATCTCAAAGCAAGAGCATATCATAGCTCAATGGGAAACCATCTAG